The Christiangramia forsetii KT0803 DNA segment TCAATAACATTAAAAGCTGTCTTAGAGCATACCTTCATCGGCAAAGCTAAGGTATGATTTTTCAGTTACAATAATGTGGTCAAGAACTTTGATATCCAGACTCTCTGATGCTGTTTTTAATTTCCTGGTAAGTTGCTTATCGGCTTCGCTGGCTTTGAGATTTCCCGATGGATGGTTATGCGCTAAGATTAGTGAAACCGCGCCTAGCTCAAGGGCTTTCTTCAAAGTAATGCGGACATCTACCAGCGTTCCCGTTATTCCGCCCTTACTAATTTGAAATTGCTCGATCACCTTATTGCTGTTATTGAGATAAATTATCCAAAACTCTTCATGCGGCAATTCACCTATAACAGGCTGCATAATTTCAAAAACAGAATTACTCGAAGTAATCTTCTTCTGTTCTAAGGCTTCCTCAAGCCTTCTTCTCCTTCCCAGCTCCAATGCCGCAACTATAGAAACGGCTTTTGCTGGCCCAATTCCCTTGAATTTGCATAATTGACTTACGGAAAGCTTCCCTAATTCGCTAAGATTATTTTTAGTGGAAGAAAGGATTCGTTTGGATAACTCTACAGCAGTTTCATTTTTACTACCAGACCCAATTAAAATGGCAATTAATTCAGAATCACTCAAACTTAATTTACCTTTCTGAAGTAATTTTTCCCTGGGCCTGTCATCTGCTGCCCAATTTTTTATACTAAGGTTTATTTTTTCATCATCCATCTTAGGTTAAAGATAAACAATGAAATAATATTTTGTTGAAAATTATTGATCCTGAGAAATTTAAATCATCTCTTTAAGTTCTTCCATATCAAGTCCGCCATAATTTCCGCTGCTCATCATCAGCAGAACTGAATTATTAAGATCTGTATTTTTCAATTCAGCTTTGAATTCTTCAGACGTGGTATAAACTTTAAGATTTTCTTTCTGAAAAGCTTCTCTAATTTGATTTTCTGTAACTGCCTCCAACTTCTTAATCGCTACGGCATCTGGAGAGTAAAACACCAGGGCTTCGTCTGCTTCAGCGAGGCTATCTTTATATTCCTTTAAAAATTCCGCATTTAAGCTACTGTAAGTATGCAGTTCTAAACAGGCTATCAGCTTTCTTTCTGGAAATTGCTCTTTTACCGCAGCCGTAGTCGCCGATACTTTTGAAGGACTATGAGCAAAATCCTTAAAAATAATGGAAGATGGAGATTCAGCTACTTTTTCTAGACGCTTTGAAGCCCCATTAAAAGTAGCGATAGCTTCATAAAAATCATCTTCATCAACACCCATATGCTGACAAATCCATTTTGCTCCGGCCAGATTATTCAAATTATGCTTTCCGAAAATCTCTAAAGGCAGTTCGCCTTCCGGAACATCTAATATAGTATGATCTCCATCTGTATGATATTCCGGAGTGTAATAAGCATGTTTTCTTATAGGGTTTTCTGTTTCTTCGGCAAGTTTTTTTACTACTGAATCTTCTTCATTGTAAACCAAAATTCCGCCGTTAATAATAGAATCAATGAAAATTTTAAATTGCTCTACATAATTTTCATAAGTCGGGAATACGTTAATATGATCCCAGGCAATTCCACTTAATAAAGCAATATTAGGTTGATATAAATGAAATTTTGGCCTTCTATCTAGCGCAGAAGATAAATACTCATCCCCTTCTATCACTATAAAATCATTATCTTTGGTTAAATGCACTGGATTCCCCAATCCTTCCAGCGATGCACCAACCATATAATCTATTTCTTTTTCGTGGTACTTCATAACATGCAGGATCATAGAAGTAATACTGGTTTTCCCGTGAGAACCTCCAATAACCACCCTGGTTTTATTTTTCGACTGCTCATATAAAAATTCAGGGTAAGAATATATTTTCAAACCTAGTTCACGAGCCTTTATTAATTCAGGATTATCGTCTTTCGCATGCATTCCTAGAATCACTGCATCCAGATCCGGGGAAATATTATCTGCATACCAGCCAATCTCCTTAGGAGATATACCATGTTCTATTAGCCTGGATTTAGAAGGTTCAAAGATCGCGTCGTCACTACCAGATATTTCGTAAGATTTTTGTTTTAAAGCAATAGCAAGGCTGTGCATGGCGCTTCCACCAATGGCGATAAAATGAATTTTCATAGAATGATTTTGTGCAAATATAAGAGTTGACTCAGGTAATTTACCTCTTAAAGCCTCTGAATTTTCTGCTTTTCGATAAGTGCCTTATCAAAATCTGGATCTATCTTCAAAGACCTCTCAATATACTTTAGCGCAATTTCTTGATTATTTTGCATTCTTTCAATTTGAGCAAGCCTAAGATATGCCCAGGCAGGAGATTTCAGGTCCTTATATCCATAATTCTCGATATATTCCTCAAGGAATTTTTTACCTGCATCAAGTTGAATCTCATTTATAGCAGCGGCTTCACCTAATTCATACTTCAGGTAGTTTCTGGAAACAAGTTCAGGCTTCCTTATTGCTGCCCTTATCGCGTCATTATATTTATTTTTTGACAGATCTCGGTACTCCTGAATTTTGTAGATGTAAGCGTCAGCTAACAGGGCATCTACTTGATTAATCCTATCTAAATCTGATGCGTAACTTTCAGCAATTGTTTTGCTACCGCCAACGATACTGGGAAGTTGCATATACAATTCTACTAAAGCCCTACGTGCTTCTTTATGTTTTGGATCAAGCTCAGCTGCCTTTTTTAGATATTCCTTAATATCTCCTAATAGAAGCGCGGCTTGAAATTTTGAACCATAATAGGCCTTCATTCCCATAGCTCCACCTAACTTGAAATTGTACATGGCATTTTCAGAATCCAAATCAAGTAGGCCTTCATAATATTCTATGGCTTCATCCCAATTCTTGTTAAAACTGGCAATATCTCCTAAATACTCCATTGCTATTGGTTGTTTTTCATGCTGTAGAAAAACTACTCTGGCTTTTTCAATTTCCCCATTATTGAGCATTTTTTCTGCACTATTTATGCTGGTCTGTGCCATCGATCCGAAGGTAAAAAGGTAAAAAAGTCCGACTATTAACCTGAAATTTGTTAGCATAAGTAAAATTTTTATAAATTTAGGGCGCCCAAAGAGTTGTAATTCAGCAAACTTAAGGCAACATATTATTAAATGATAAGATGTTTCTTAATTTAACTCAGCATATTAAAAATTATTTTAATATTTGTGCAACTTTTTAATGAGTTTTAACCATATATAAATTTTGAATTTAACACCTAGCCTATGCAAAATTTTACTTTAGGGAGGAAAGGCCTTAATTGGTTCCTTTTCGCCTTTATTTTATTTATTGGAAATTTAGCCTCTTACGGCCAAGCCCAAGACTGTGCCACACCAGGTTCAGACCAAAACTACTGTTATCTTGAAACAATAGATGACTTGCGTTATTCTAACGCTACGAACGGAGCTGTTTATGAATCAGCAGATACGGAAAATGATACAGATCCTATAGATGGGGACGAACTTTTGACTGATGGTACTACTTATTTCATTGGAAGTACTACAGAGGATTGTAATCGGGTACCTGTTACTGTAGCTGTAGACTCTGCAAATACACCAATGAACACTATTACAAATAATAGAGGTAGTTTTACTATATCTCCTTGTGAATCTGCAGGTTTTACGGCGAGTGAACTTGAAGATCTTTTCGTTGCTGATTCGGGGTATGACCTAGAAGTATATGGTACCGAATTTGGAGAAACTGCTTTAGCGCCAACCGATCCTCTAGCAGCAGGAAATAGCTATTTTGTAGGTCAGGTCGATGCCGATACTACAGATTCAAATGATCTTTGCCCATCTACGAGAGCAGCTGTTGGATTTGACCCTCTTGAATCCCCCACTCCAACCGCAGATGCTAACCAAACTTATTGTGAGGGAGCAACTGTGGCAGACCTAATGGCTTCTGGAACTGAGCCAAATACTCAGGCTATCAGATGGTATAGAAGTCAAACTTCTAACTCTCCGTTAGCGGATGATGTAGAGCTTGTAAATGGTGAAGATTATTTTGCAGCACAGGTTGTAAATGATAGAAATAGCCCATTTCCTCCTTGTGAAACTGTAAAAGGTGAACGAAGAGAAGTAATCGTTGAAGTAATTTCTTTTGATGCAGGAGATGATGTCATTGGTGAAATTTGTGAAGACGATCTAAGGGAAAGGATTGCCGATGGCGAAGGCTCATCTATTCTACTAAATTTCATTACTGATGGAAGGGATTTACCTAATAATGTTACGTTTAATCCTTCTTTAGGATCTTTGGCTCAACAATTCGAAAATGATCCTACCCAACCTATTATTACCACAGCCACATTTACTACTCCTGAAGAGTGTACTGATGATATTAATTTCAACATAGAAATCAATGAATCTTTTGAAGCGGGCGATGACAACACACAGGATAACACAACATGTAGAGCTACATTTTCAGCGGTAGCTACTGAGGGTGAAGTTACGGATTTCTTGATGACTTTATTAAGCTCTGATGCTGATAATGGCGGTACATTTTCAAATGTAACATCAATAACTGATAATATTAATGCTGGATCGGAAGGCCCTTTTATGTCTACCTACACAGTAGGTTCTGGAGAACCTTGTGAAGATAGCGCAGATCTAGCTTTTGAAATAGATGAAGCTGATGAGTTGGGAACTCAAACTGGAGACGGCATTTACTGCCAGTCAGAAATTGATTCCAGAATTGCAGGAACCACCATGTATGAAGAATTGGCAAGAGAATTATTCTTAGAGCAATTGGATTCAAGTGTTTCGCAAAATGGAGACTTTACCGATATGACTTTGGCAGAAGTTGTAGACGCGTATACTGATGGCGTGAGATCATTTATGACAACATATTCAGTTACTACAGAAAGTGGTTGTACATCCTCAGGAGAAATTTCCTTTGATATTCTAGAAGATGCTCCTGCAAATGCCGGTAGCTTTGATGATATTGAAAATGTTTGTACTAATGAAGACTCTATCGATTTAACGACATTACCAAACAACGATCCCGATGCAACAATGGGTGGAACATTCTCTGGTTCTGGCGTAAACAATAATCAATTTGATCCATCAATTGGTGAGGGAACCTATACAATCACATACTCTGTAGATGATACAACCCCATGCACAACTGATTCTGACGAAACTACGTTTACTATAACAGTAGAAGATACTCCTATTAATACTAATATTTCAAGGAGCTTATGTGTAACTGATGCACAGGATCTAATTTCAAATCCTATAGCAGGTTTTGAATTTCTTCAAGGTTTAGTGGAAGAAGCAGGCGTGGAAAATTTTGATGCTGATAATTTT contains these protein-coding regions:
- the radC gene encoding RadC family protein; amino-acid sequence: MDDEKINLSIKNWAADDRPREKLLQKGKLSLSDSELIAILIGSGSKNETAVELSKRILSSTKNNLSELGKLSVSQLCKFKGIGPAKAVSIVAALELGRRRRLEEALEQKKITSSNSVFEIMQPVIGELPHEEFWIIYLNNSNKVIEQFQISKGGITGTLVDVRITLKKALELGAVSLILAHNHPSGNLKASEADKQLTRKLKTASESLDIKVLDHIIVTEKSYLSFADEGML
- a CDS encoding UDP-N-acetylmuramate--L-alanine ligase; the protein is MKIHFIAIGGSAMHSLAIALKQKSYEISGSDDAIFEPSKSRLIEHGISPKEIGWYADNISPDLDAVILGMHAKDDNPELIKARELGLKIYSYPEFLYEQSKNKTRVVIGGSHGKTSITSMILHVMKYHEKEIDYMVGASLEGLGNPVHLTKDNDFIVIEGDEYLSSALDRRPKFHLYQPNIALLSGIAWDHINVFPTYENYVEQFKIFIDSIINGGILVYNEEDSVVKKLAEETENPIRKHAYYTPEYHTDGDHTILDVPEGELPLEIFGKHNLNNLAGAKWICQHMGVDEDDFYEAIATFNGASKRLEKVAESPSSIIFKDFAHSPSKVSATTAAVKEQFPERKLIACLELHTYSSLNAEFLKEYKDSLAEADEALVFYSPDAVAIKKLEAVTENQIREAFQKENLKVYTTSEEFKAELKNTDLNNSVLLMMSSGNYGGLDMEELKEMI
- a CDS encoding tetratricopeptide repeat protein, which produces MAQTSINSAEKMLNNGEIEKARVVFLQHEKQPIAMEYLGDIASFNKNWDEAIEYYEGLLDLDSENAMYNFKLGGAMGMKAYYGSKFQAALLLGDIKEYLKKAAELDPKHKEARRALVELYMQLPSIVGGSKTIAESYASDLDRINQVDALLADAYIYKIQEYRDLSKNKYNDAIRAAIRKPELVSRNYLKYELGEAAAINEIQLDAGKKFLEEYIENYGYKDLKSPAWAYLRLAQIERMQNNQEIALKYIERSLKIDPDFDKALIEKQKIQRL